One Carya illinoinensis cultivar Pawnee chromosome 5, C.illinoinensisPawnee_v1, whole genome shotgun sequence genomic window, CAAAAACCCTAGAAGATGAAGCCGTGCATGTAGAAAAGTCCGCTGTCTGTCAACTTGTGCAACATGTGAAAATAaagtcataaaaataaataaataaatgaactcTTTGCTAAATTTTGCACTTGGActcaaattcaaaaaaaaataattcaaattgttaaaaaaaaattatctcggtctataaaagatttttaacttaaaaaataaaattataaccaaagaaaaatcatagtCCACCAAAATAGAGATTTTTAGCCCATaatctactttaaaaaaattttaaaaattcaaatggacctttcacaaatataaatcgatttttttttcttaaataactTGGCATTGGAGTTAGGTGTTACATAACACGATCTGGACAGCCACTAGAAGCGCCATTTCTCACGAGCGTAGAATGGAAGCATCGCTTATTCGACTTCATTTCCACGATTTTTTCGTTCAGGTAGGTAAAGTTTGCATGAcccttaaattaatatttttattctagtACTATGTATGAATAATAGGTAACATAATTATTCCTGTAGGGTTGCGATGCATCAATTTTGCTTGATGATACTCCCTCAATATTGGGTGAGAAAACAGCGCAAAACAATGCTGGCTCCGTAAGAGGATACGAAGTCATTGATGATGTCAAGTGCAAAGTGGAGAACCTTTGTCCTGGCGTTGTATCATGTCATGCAGATATTCTAGCAGTTGTAGCTCAAGATGCATCTGTTGCTGTGATCAGTTACTAGCTAGTACCAGCTTTCTCAACTAGTATTAATTCTCTCTAAAGCATTGACGTATTAGTAAATTACTTGATTTTTCCTACAAAAAAATTAGGTCGGCAGGCCAACTGCATGGACGTTGAAGCTTGGAAAAAGAGACTCTACTACAGCAAGCCTTGGCCTAAGTACCGAGACGAACCTCCCTAAGTTTACGGATGGTCTTGATAGGTTGATTTCCTTGTTTCATAGCAAGGGATTGAGTGAAAGAGACATGTTGCCCTTTCAGGTTTAAGCCTAATTaatgttgcagatggagacaaagaagcaaacggtgcatggctcaccgtttactattttggcttattaggcaccgttcggtgcttttgtattgttaggcacctccccacctccccaagaatcatgcagcaaattgctgcaacgtagtgaTCTAAGTGAGGAGTGTGTGTGCAGCAAAGAAGAgcagagagaaaatagagagtgcTGCGTGTGTGCAGAGTGCATCaaagtgggtgagagagagttttctgtaaaattattttcatagtgaaattacagcatctgtggacgtaggcaattgccgaaccacgttaaattttgtccctcctttatttagaatcgtctctgtgtcacaacagctcccaacaactggtatcatagcaatggttcgagctgtccgaaaattcaagttgttcaaaatcaatttttgacaactccacggtgtttctcacgtcgagacgaatccgttgccgcaaacggaatcgaaaacggaggtcggacgaggctacacgcgcccctagaagatcggcgcgtgcatctgctgcaacccacGCGCCCCACACgcttcggaggttgaagacgcgtgcaccacacgggctcacgcgcccccacgcgctccagaggttgaatacgcgtgaaggacacgcgcccacgtgcccccacgcgccctagagaggttcggctcgtgtgtcacacgcgcctcactctcccccacgcgcaAAGTACTGTACGCGCGTGTATTACATGCGCCAAAGCGTTGCCCACGCGTACTGTGcagcgcgtgtatctcacgcgctagacagatcagaaccgtccatttttcagatctgttttagctagatctaagccattcggagtccgatttcgacgattaaatagtgctttccaactatttagatcattccggactcatccgtacggtcaaaattttgagattcggcatcagtacattggatctgaaccatccacgtgttgcagat contains:
- the LOC122310229 gene encoding lignin-forming anionic peroxidase-like, with translation MEASLIRLHFHDFFVQGCDASILLDDTPSILGEKTAQNNAGSVRGYEVIDDVKCKVENLCPGVVSCHADILAVVAQDASVAVGRPTAWTLKLGKRDSTTASLGLSTETNLPKFTDGLDRIHENASDIDAGFASTRKRKCSLAVGNEDAKIAPLDLVTPNSFDNNYFKNLTQKKGLLKYDQILYSGGSTDSIVTEYSKGHSTFKDDFAAAMVKTGDIDLIIGSQRHEIRKLCSAVN